The following proteins are co-located in the bacterium genome:
- a CDS encoding archaemetzincin family Zn-dependent metalloprotease, giving the protein MWILGISFLFLDYPAKIKVTNSTIALVPVGEVDTNVISFLKESLQARFTRNAIVDSGFKIPESAYNPKRGQYLSTPIVKFISDSIKNYEKVLGLIDVDLYVPGLNFIFGEAESIGGRVGIISLTRLRQEFYSLPVDTNLFFKRALKEAVHELGHLYGLSHCNNSKCVMYFSNSLLDTDHKGVDFCQKCRHKL; this is encoded by the coding sequence ATGTGGATTTTAGGGATTAGCTTTCTATTTTTAGATTATCCTGCTAAAATTAAAGTTACAAATAGCACGATTGCATTAGTGCCAGTGGGTGAAGTTGATACGAATGTAATTAGTTTTCTTAAAGAATCGCTTCAAGCGAGATTTACAAGAAATGCGATTGTTGATTCTGGATTTAAAATACCTGAATCTGCATACAATCCTAAGAGGGGACAATATCTATCAACTCCCATTGTTAAATTTATTTCTGATAGTATAAAGAATTATGAGAAAGTATTGGGTTTAATAGATGTAGATTTATATGTACCTGGGCTTAATTTTATATTTGGAGAGGCAGAGTCAATAGGAGGGAGGGTTGGGATAATATCACTTACACGGCTAAGACAGGAATTTTACAGTCTCCCAGTTGATACTAACCTCTTCTTTAAAAGGGCACTTAAAGAGGCAGTTCATGAGCTTGGTCATTTATATGGGCTATCGCATTGCAATAATTCCAAATGTGTTATGTATTTCTCAAATTCATTACTTGATACAGACCATAAAGGGGTAGATTTTTGTCAAAAATGTAGACATAAGTTATGA
- a CDS encoding C25 family cysteine peptidase — translation MNKLLSLLGILSLSLSLFGGELTETVRFSKTDLIFSKFNEYDVIKLKDAVYTTEVGNPLLPCYQVRILIPSTATATRLDAILFDKEKLYGKYTICPTQPPRPVSIKEEIPFVQPNPEVYSSHSPYPGKLAELVGTESKGGYRIAEILIYPVQYIPAERSLIFYSSIVLRLNYENRHPISEITEFQKEAMERTIRGLVINPEVINMYAPLVKDKQNEIRYCIITSSDFAYEFQRLADWKTKKGIKTKVVALDSIYANYPGIDNPTKIRNFIRDAYDNLGTQYFLLGGQCDFENGQEVVPRRDVYCTYEPPDVFPDCDTVPCDMYYSALDGTWDGNGNGTYGEMDDGVDLYSDVFVGRAPVMNLTQAQTFVDKVLTYERNPPMGYQKKILLPAAHLFTLVDYWGDVVNNAIAEVTPPGGWGIAKLYESNGTLSRQRVRDSLNAGFAFVHYAAHGRPNGLCWMNGETFFDSDDVDGLHNGDKLGIHNAISCAPGAVDWVPGGDCFAEHLMNNPNGGSIACIMNTRLGLGAVPELGPSELMDLEFYKKLFNEDLYHIGEAHNASREEYATATQPVSEVLWRYCIYELTLFGDPELPVWTDEPKNLTVNYQPIIYIGPSKFEVACSYNNSPVSNAVVCLMKENELYEIGTTDLLGRVIFSITPTTTGTLYVTVTTHNFLPYEGYTIISSPVSVVIEPDTIKVTNPTPISITLRDTLNQSVPNVVVRISGLGVSELDTTNTVGQCIINVNPPYGEILRCYGYKIGENWNLFWDSIWVTGATEFTSPNLSTQVPEIGLVDVLTPYYEGIITGSCENSGFTIFAKGCGVDTSATTIGTAGNLGVTPTNWGTLWSYIAKTGYKVYKEAFSVIKIFGKLVGTVKYNNNPIPGVIIKGYRAGIDTAAVYPIFIDTSDASGWYSSRDSISVDKYDIYAVRFGYLPYFATHIVKHGIDTFDIQLQPAPYALLYGTVTDSMTGTSLSANIEIYRVDNMELYTTAYTEPATGVYEVALPYFTYKLHVVSPHYSIIYRNVTIDSDSLELNFLMCKTNVNILVINDDLAKAGESATRIATLFTKFGYDVTQEQSSATSPSTWADYNFIVWSAGDAAGALTNSVLRDSLKSHVQTGRKLLIEGGEIGYLMLDFDSNFARTVLHVDSWYGDTAGPLVAQNLSHSIVTTPNNLPYTIPISYSNWGDADVLRPLEDATIIYGTRKYNRAVGILAYEPTPQVGQIVFYAFNLMAIDSSVGAQLLENTAHYLVPQVGIELIEKLPKFFDLYPPYPNPFGKRTVIKYQIPGTKSLGLGVRPQIKIYDLTGRLVKLFPLITNHLSTGFCEPLTTAVSWDGCDSSGERVASGVYFCTLEAEQFRRTRKIILLR, via the coding sequence ATGAATAAACTTTTAAGTTTATTGGGGATACTTTCTCTCAGCTTATCACTTTTTGGTGGAGAACTAACGGAGACCGTTAGATTCAGTAAAACTGACCTTATATTTAGTAAGTTTAATGAATACGACGTTATCAAGCTGAAAGATGCAGTATACACTACAGAAGTTGGCAATCCTTTGCTTCCATGCTACCAAGTGAGAATTCTTATCCCATCAACAGCCACTGCTACCCGATTGGATGCCATTTTATTTGATAAAGAAAAACTTTACGGTAAGTACACTATTTGCCCAACACAACCACCAAGACCTGTTTCTATTAAAGAGGAAATACCATTTGTGCAACCTAATCCTGAAGTTTACAGTTCACATTCTCCTTATCCTGGAAAACTTGCAGAACTTGTAGGTACTGAGTCTAAAGGTGGATATAGGATTGCTGAAATACTCATCTATCCAGTTCAATATATTCCAGCTGAGCGTTCTCTTATTTTCTATTCAAGTATCGTTTTGAGGTTAAATTACGAAAATCGGCATCCTATAAGTGAGATAACCGAATTTCAGAAAGAAGCTATGGAAAGAACGATCAGGGGGTTAGTTATAAATCCTGAAGTCATAAATATGTACGCTCCATTAGTTAAGGATAAGCAAAATGAAATTAGGTATTGCATAATAACGAGTTCAGATTTTGCATATGAATTTCAAAGGCTTGCTGATTGGAAAACAAAGAAGGGAATTAAGACAAAAGTTGTAGCACTTGATTCAATATATGCTAACTACCCAGGGATAGATAATCCCACAAAGATAAGAAACTTTATTAGAGATGCATACGACAACTTAGGGACCCAGTACTTTTTATTAGGTGGACAGTGTGACTTTGAAAATGGACAAGAGGTTGTGCCAAGAAGAGACGTTTATTGCACATATGAGCCTCCGGATGTTTTCCCTGATTGTGACACTGTACCCTGCGATATGTATTATTCTGCTCTTGATGGCACATGGGATGGCAACGGTAATGGAACCTATGGGGAGATGGACGATGGAGTAGATTTATATTCTGATGTCTTTGTTGGTAGGGCACCTGTAATGAATTTGACTCAGGCACAGACATTTGTAGATAAAGTGCTCACTTACGAAAGAAATCCTCCAATGGGGTATCAAAAGAAAATTTTACTACCAGCAGCGCATCTATTTACCTTAGTTGATTACTGGGGCGATGTAGTAAATAATGCCATAGCAGAGGTTACACCACCAGGTGGATGGGGGATTGCAAAGCTATACGAGTCAAATGGAACACTAAGTAGACAGAGAGTGAGAGATTCACTCAATGCTGGTTTTGCTTTTGTCCATTATGCAGCCCATGGTAGACCTAATGGACTCTGTTGGATGAATGGTGAAACATTCTTTGACTCAGACGATGTTGATGGACTTCACAATGGAGATAAGCTTGGTATCCATAATGCTATTAGTTGTGCCCCAGGGGCAGTAGACTGGGTGCCGGGTGGTGACTGTTTTGCTGAGCATTTGATGAATAATCCCAATGGTGGAAGTATTGCATGCATTATGAATACAAGATTAGGACTCGGTGCTGTCCCAGAATTAGGACCATCAGAGCTTATGGACCTTGAATTTTATAAGAAATTGTTCAATGAAGACCTTTATCATATAGGTGAAGCCCACAATGCGTCTAGGGAGGAATATGCCACTGCTACCCAACCCGTATCAGAGGTACTTTGGAGATATTGTATTTACGAACTTACCCTATTTGGTGACCCAGAGCTACCGGTATGGACTGATGAGCCAAAGAATTTGACTGTTAACTACCAGCCAATAATTTATATTGGACCAAGTAAGTTTGAAGTAGCCTGCTCTTATAATAACAGCCCTGTCTCAAATGCTGTTGTGTGTCTAATGAAGGAAAATGAGCTATATGAAATTGGAACAACTGACCTATTAGGAAGGGTAATATTTAGTATCACTCCAACAACTACAGGAACTTTATATGTTACTGTTACGACACATAATTTCCTGCCATATGAGGGATACACTATAATATCATCACCAGTCTCAGTAGTCATTGAACCCGATACCATCAAAGTAACCAATCCAACCCCCATTTCCATCACATTACGCGACACTCTAAATCAGAGTGTTCCTAATGTTGTAGTGAGAATCTCAGGACTTGGAGTCTCAGAACTTGATACAACAAATACAGTTGGGCAGTGTATAATTAATGTCAATCCACCATATGGTGAGATTCTAAGATGTTATGGATACAAGATAGGCGAAAACTGGAACTTATTCTGGGATTCAATTTGGGTAACTGGAGCTACGGAGTTCACCTCTCCCAATCTATCAACTCAAGTCCCAGAAATAGGACTTGTTGATGTTTTAACTCCTTACTACGAAGGAATTATCACAGGAAGTTGCGAAAATTCTGGCTTTACTATCTTTGCTAAAGGATGTGGAGTTGATACTTCAGCCACTACTATAGGAACAGCGGGTAATTTAGGTGTTACACCTACCAATTGGGGTACATTATGGAGTTACATTGCAAAGACTGGTTATAAGGTGTATAAAGAAGCTTTCTCTGTAATAAAGATTTTTGGAAAATTAGTTGGCACTGTGAAATATAATAACAATCCTATTCCTGGGGTGATAATAAAAGGGTATAGAGCAGGCATAGATACAGCAGCAGTGTATCCAATTTTTATTGACACCTCTGATGCAAGTGGTTGGTATTCGAGTAGAGACTCAATTTCAGTTGACAAATACGATATCTATGCTGTAAGATTTGGCTACCTCCCTTATTTTGCTACCCATATTGTTAAGCATGGTATAGATACTTTTGATATACAGCTACAACCTGCCCCATATGCTCTACTTTATGGGACAGTGACTGACTCAATGACAGGAACCTCTTTAAGTGCTAATATAGAAATCTACCGTGTAGATAATATGGAACTTTATACCACTGCTTACACTGAGCCTGCTACTGGCGTCTATGAAGTTGCACTCCCCTACTTTACCTACAAATTGCATGTGGTATCCCCGCATTATTCTATAATTTATCGTAATGTAACTATTGATAGCGATAGTTTAGAGTTAAATTTTCTTATGTGTAAAACTAATGTCAATATCCTTGTTATCAATGACGACCTTGCAAAGGCTGGAGAATCAGCTACCAGAATAGCAACCCTATTTACAAAATTTGGTTACGATGTTACCCAAGAGCAATCATCAGCTACATCCCCATCTACTTGGGCAGATTACAATTTTATTGTATGGAGTGCCGGTGATGCTGCAGGAGCACTTACAAATTCTGTTCTACGAGATTCATTAAAGAGTCATGTACAAACTGGCAGAAAATTACTAATTGAGGGGGGTGAAATTGGCTACTTAATGTTAGACTTTGACTCCAATTTTGCAAGGACAGTACTTCATGTAGATAGCTGGTATGGAGACACTGCTGGCCCACTTGTGGCACAGAATCTTTCGCATTCTATAGTTACTACTCCAAACAACTTACCATATACTATACCAATATCTTATAGTAATTGGGGTGATGCTGATGTTCTTCGTCCATTAGAAGATGCAACCATTATTTATGGGACTCGTAAGTATAATAGGGCTGTAGGAATATTGGCTTACGAACCAACCCCACAGGTAGGTCAGATTGTATTCTATGCTTTCAATTTAATGGCAATTGATAGCTCAGTTGGAGCACAGTTACTTGAAAATACTGCACACTATCTTGTGCCCCAGGTTGGAATTGAACTAATTGAGAAGTTACCAAAGTTTTTTGACCTATATCCACCATATCCAAACCCATTTGGTAAAAGGACGGTGATTAAATATCAGATACCAGGAACCAAATCACTGGGGTTAGGAGTTAGACCTCAGATAAAAATTTACGACCTTACTGGTAGATTAGTTAAATTATTCCCACTTATCACTAACCACTTATCCACAGGATTCTGCGAACCACTAACCACTGCTGTGTCCTGGGATGGTTGCGATTCTTCAGGTGAGAGAGTTGCGTCTGGAGTATATTTCTGCACTTTGGAGGCTGAACAATTTCGGAGAACAAGAAAAATAATATTACTTCGATAG